A genome region from Solanum pennellii chromosome 12, SPENNV200 includes the following:
- the LOC107006379 gene encoding uncharacterized protein K02A2.6-like: MSALWPFMAWGMDVIGPIEPKSSNGHRFILVAIDYFTKWVEAVTFMSVTKKVVVDFIHFNIICRFGIPMVIKTYNVANLNNHLMQEVCYRFKIEHRNSTSYHPKANGAVEAANKNIKKILRMMVQSSRQWHEKLPFSLLGYRTTVRTSVGATLYLLVCGTEDVIPAEIEIPSLRIVVEDEIDDDEWVKTRFEQLSLIDEKRLTSVFHGQLYQKKMARAYKKKVRPDILKRSISVETHFATSCQNQRQIFSKLERTIRC, translated from the coding sequence ATGTCTGCTCTGTGGCCTTTCATGGCATGGGGAATGGATGTGATTGGACCGATAGAACCAAAATCATCGAATGGTCACAGGTTCATCTTAGTAGCCATTGATTATTTTAcaaagtgggtggaagcagtaACTTTCATGTCAGTGACCAAGAAGGTCGTGGTGGATTTCATCCATTTCAACATTATCTGCCGGTTTGGTATTCCAATGGTGATTAAAACTTATAACGTCGCAAATCTCAACAACCACTTAATGCAAGAGGTATGCTACCGATTTAAGATTGAGCATCGAAATTCGACTTCGTATCACCCAAAGGCAAACGGTGCTGTAGAAGCtgctaacaaaaatataaaaaagatacttCGTATGATGGTGCAAAGTTCTCgacaatggcatgaaaagttgcCTTTTTCTTTGTTGGGTTATCGCACTACAGTCCGTACGTCAGTTGGCGCTACCCTATATTTACTGGTATGCGGGACTGAGGATGTTATACCTGCAGAGATTGAGATCCCATCTTTACGAATTGTTGTGGaggatgaaattgatgatgatgagtggGTCAAAACTCGATTTGAGCAATTAagtttgattgatgagaagcgTCTGACATCAGTATTTCATGGACAATTATATCAGAAAAAAATGGCACGGGCATACAAAAAAAAGGTGCGTCCAGACATTTTGAAGAGGTCAATTAGTGTTGAGACGCATTTTGCCACATCATGCCAAAACCAAAGgcaaattttctccaaattggaGAGGACCATTCGTTGTTAA